One Paramisgurnus dabryanus chromosome 8, PD_genome_1.1, whole genome shotgun sequence DNA window includes the following coding sequences:
- the LOC135770565 gene encoding olfactory receptor 2A12-like, producing the protein MENKTYIYLMLFKNLGHIRYALFTLGFVLYCVIIILNVLIILAIYLERTLHQPMYILISCLSINSLYGTAAFFPRVLSDLLSDTNIISPEACIIQCFVIFSYLANEFATLMLMAFDRFVAISKPLQYHNIVTLKVLTVLIFIHWIFPMLCLGISGILTARLTMCDNKLWKVYCHSYELVKLSCTNSLILNFWGFFILIISGVIPLCLILYSYVKILIICQRSSSQFRSKAYQTCIPHIVILVNFSIGIISEVTLSRIVNLEMPTWLSLFFSLAFLVVPPILNPLVYAFNFTDIRRKMICFIKPSR; encoded by the coding sequence ATGGAAAATAAAACGTATATTTACCTTATGTTGTTTAAAAATCTTGGGCATATAAGATATGCTTTGTTCACCTTAGGGTTTGTTTTATACTGTGTGATCATAATCCTAAATGTCCTTATTATTCTTGCAATATATTTGGAAAGGACTTTACACCAGCCCATGTACATTCTGATTTCATGTTTGTCCATTAACTCTCTGTATGGTACAGCTGCCTTTTTTCCAAGGGTGTTGTCAGACTTGCTGTCTGATACAAACATAATCTCCCCTGAAGCATGCATCATCCAGTGTTTTGTCATTTTCTCATATCTAGCAAATGAGTTTGCAACATTAATGTTAATGGCATTTGACAGATTTGTTGCAATCAGTAAACCTTTACAATACCATAACATAGTTACTTTAAAGGTACtaactgttttaatttttatacacTGGATTTTTCCAATGCTTTGCCTTGGTATCTCAGGGATTTTAACTGCCCGACTGACAATGTGTGATAACAAACTGTGGAAGGTGTACTGTCACAGTTATGAACTTGTTAAGCTCTCTTGTACAAACagtttaattcttaatttttgGGGTTTTTTTATATTGATTATTTCTGGTGTTATTCCATTATGTTTAATATTATATTCTTATGTTAAAATTCTTATCATTTGTCAAAGAAGTTCATCACAGTTTAGAAGCAAAGCTTATCAAACTTGTATTCCACACATAGTGATTCTTGTAAATTTCTCAATTGGCATTATTTCTGAAGTCACATTAAGTCGCATTGTAAATTTAGAAATGCCAACATGgctttcattatttttttcattggCATTTCTTGTTGTACCACCAATCCTTAACCCTCTTGTTTATGCTTTCAACTTCACTGACATTCGCAGAAAAATGATTTGCTTTATAAAGCCATCCAGGTAG